One Catillopecten margaritatus gill symbiont DNA window includes the following coding sequences:
- a CDS encoding Putative lipoprotein: MKIKFTLITTLALLFGLSGCAAKETHRVIKETHVKSYQTAYQGKRADVAVGIFQNRSTYMRGLFSSNVDKLGGQARTILKTHLQQSNRFNVMDRQNLQGNAQEAKRLNIEQNIKGAHYIFTGNVTEFGRKTTGEKMLFGILGSGKEQTAYAKVSLNIVDVLTSQIVYSVQGAGEYSLSHEELLGFGSDAGYDATLNGKVLNLAIMEAVNNMTRDIQNGVWKIK, encoded by the coding sequence ATGAAAATTAAATTCACTTTAATTACCACCCTTGCACTGCTATTTGGCTTGTCTGGATGTGCGGCAAAAGAAACTCATCGAGTTATTAAGGAAACACATGTCAAGTCTTATCAAACGGCTTATCAAGGAAAACGGGCAGATGTTGCCGTTGGTATTTTCCAAAATCGTTCTACTTATATGCGTGGTTTATTTTCTTCTAATGTGGATAAATTAGGCGGGCAAGCAAGAACCATCTTAAAAACACATTTACAACAAAGTAATCGTTTTAATGTAATGGATCGCCAAAATTTGCAAGGCAATGCACAAGAAGCAAAGCGATTGAATATCGAGCAGAATATTAAAGGGGCACACTATATTTTTACGGGTAATGTAACGGAATTTGGTCGTAAAACAACAGGGGAAAAGATGTTGTTTGGTATTTTAGGGTCAGGCAAAGAGCAGACTGCTTATGCAAAAGTTTCTTTGAATATTGTTGATGTTTTAACTTCTCAAATTGTTTATTCTGTACAAGGTGCAGGGGAATATTCACTGAGCCATGAAGAGCTTCTTGGCTTTGGTAGTGATGCAGGTTATGATGCAACTTTAAATGGAAAAGTATTGAATTTGGCTATTATGGAAGCGGTTAACAATATGACCAGAGATATTCAAAATGGCGTTTGGAAAATTAAGTAG
- the plsY gene encoding putative glycerol-3-phosphate acyltransferase, whose amino-acid sequence MLPILIIASYLIGSISSAILVCKAFGLPDPRTQGSNNPGATNVLRIGGKKAAAITLIGDGAKGAIPVFIAHYFGVDLFTLTLVALAAFLGHVYPVFFGFKGGKGVATLLGALFALNYLVGLSFALIWLFVAKVLKISSLSALIATLFTPALFYFLSDKDLNATYVVTLTCIWIFFTHKSNIQRMLSDAEGKIKP is encoded by the coding sequence ATGTTACCTATTTTGATTATTGCCAGTTACTTAATCGGCTCAATTTCCAGTGCAATTTTAGTCTGCAAAGCCTTCGGACTCCCCGACCCCCGCACCCAAGGCTCAAACAACCCAGGTGCCACCAATGTCTTACGCATCGGCGGTAAAAAAGCCGCTGCTATCACCCTTATTGGCGACGGTGCAAAAGGCGCTATTCCCGTATTCATCGCCCATTATTTCGGTGTTGATTTATTCACATTAACCTTGGTGGCTTTGGCTGCATTTTTAGGTCATGTTTACCCAGTTTTCTTTGGTTTTAAAGGTGGAAAAGGCGTGGCAACGCTTTTAGGTGCTTTATTTGCACTCAATTATTTGGTTGGTCTGAGTTTTGCTTTGATTTGGCTTTTTGTCGCCAAAGTGTTAAAAATTTCTTCTCTTTCCGCACTAATTGCCACCTTGTTCACTCCTGCACTTTTTTACTTTTTAAGCGATAAAGATTTAAACGCTACTTATGTCGTTACGCTAACTTGCATTTGGATTTTCTTCACCCATAAAAGCAATATTCAAAGAATGCTATCAGATGCCGAAGGTAAAATTAAGCCTTAG
- the hisB gene encoding Histidine biosynthesis bifunctional protein HisB, translated as MIKVSRKTNETDIEVELNLYGTGQANIDTGVPFLDHMLDQIARHGLMDLTIKCEGDTEIDDHHSVEDIGITLGQAFTKAVGDKAGFTRYGHAYVPLDEALSRVVLDLSGRPGLELNVNFTRAMIGTFDVDLISEFFQGFVNHALITLHIDNLKGVNSHHQAETIFKAFGRALRMAVTLDERQAGVIPSTKGSL; from the coding sequence ATGATAAAAGTATCCAGAAAAACGAATGAAACGGACATTGAAGTCGAGTTAAATTTGTATGGCACAGGTCAGGCAAATATTGACACTGGCGTGCCATTTTTAGACCATATGCTTGACCAAATCGCCCGTCACGGTTTGATGGATTTGACCATTAAATGTGAGGGCGATACGGAAATTGACGACCATCATAGTGTGGAAGATATTGGCATTACACTAGGACAGGCATTTACCAAAGCAGTGGGCGATAAAGCAGGATTTACTCGTTATGGACACGCTTATGTGCCATTGGATGAGGCGTTGTCTCGTGTGGTTTTGGATTTATCGGGTCGCCCGGGTTTGGAACTCAATGTGAATTTTACTCGTGCGATGATTGGCACATTTGATGTGGATTTAATTTCAGAATTTTTCCAAGGTTTCGTTAATCACGCTTTGATTACGCTACATATTGATAATCTCAAAGGGGTTAATTCTCATCATCAAGCCGAGACGATTTTCAAAGCATTTGGCCGTGCATTGCGTATGGCAGTCACTTTGGATGAACGACAAGCAGGCGTTATTCCTTCTACAAAAGGCAGTTTATAA
- a CDS encoding GTP cyclohydrolase 1 type 2: protein MVNNKTLSEYCHDYLKVDKFQDYCPNGLQVEGKADIQTLVSGVSANQDLIERAIDEKADALFVHHGFFWKGEDQKITGIKKNRIKALLDNNINLFAYHLPLDAHSEVGNNIQLAHRFGIKNPTPIGDTLVWQGEINTTLADLADTIEQSLNRKPLTFGNNDKPLKTIAWCSGGAQNYMNHALDINADCFITGEVSEQNPAIAKENNIAFISAGHHATERYGVQALCQHLSNKFGVKHQFIDVDNQV from the coding sequence ATGGTCAATAACAAAACCTTATCCGAATATTGCCACGACTATTTAAAAGTTGATAAATTTCAAGATTATTGTCCAAATGGCTTACAAGTTGAAGGTAAAGCCGATATTCAAACTCTCGTCTCAGGCGTGAGTGCTAATCAAGATTTAATCGAGCGCGCCATCGACGAAAAAGCCGATGCCTTATTCGTCCATCATGGTTTTTTCTGGAAAGGCGAAGACCAAAAAATCACAGGCATCAAAAAAAATCGTATCAAAGCATTATTAGACAATAACATTAATTTATTCGCCTACCACCTGCCTCTCGATGCTCATTCTGAAGTCGGCAACAACATCCAACTTGCCCACCGTTTCGGCATTAAAAACCCAACCCCAATCGGCGACACCCTAGTCTGGCAAGGCGAAATTAACACCACATTAGCCGACTTAGCAGACACCATCGAACAATCCTTAAATCGCAAACCCTTAACATTCGGCAATAACGACAAACCCCTAAAAACCATCGCCTGGTGCTCAGGTGGCGCACAAAATTATATGAACCACGCCCTCGACATCAACGCCGATTGCTTTATAACGGGCGAAGTCTCCGAACAAAACCCTGCCATCGCCAAAGAAAACAACATCGCCTTCATCTCCGCTGGACATCATGCCACCGAACGCTATGGTGTGCAAGCCTTGTGTCAACATTTAAGCAACAAGTTTGGTGTTAAGCATCAATTTATTGATGTCGATAATCAAGTATAA
- a CDS encoding Putative lipoprotein: protein MKKLLKLVFLMTTLSVFVVGCAEVKPYDYTALKKSKPRSILVIPPRNNSIEVEAPYIYLSTLTKPLTEKGYYVFPVAVIDKFLKENGLPTPAEMNGISLEKIDKHIGADTVLYVDIKEFGQKFLIFSSQSIVHATLKLVDVKTGELLWESIASAVYNPSGNNNNAGSPVATLLAQLISAAITQAVDSNMPITSRIANIRAINNKATGLLDGPYKVLPTK from the coding sequence ATGAAGAAATTGTTAAAATTAGTTTTTTTAATGACGACTTTATCCGTTTTTGTTGTGGGTTGTGCAGAAGTCAAACCTTACGATTACACCGCATTAAAAAAAAGCAAACCCAGGTCAATTCTTGTCATTCCTCCAAGAAATAACTCCATTGAGGTTGAAGCGCCTTATATCTATTTATCTACGCTGACCAAACCATTAACTGAAAAAGGCTATTATGTTTTTCCTGTTGCAGTTATTGATAAATTCTTAAAAGAAAATGGCTTGCCAACACCTGCTGAGATGAATGGTATTTCATTAGAAAAAATCGACAAACACATAGGTGCTGACACAGTGCTGTATGTTGATATTAAAGAGTTTGGGCAAAAATTTTTAATTTTCTCTTCTCAGTCAATAGTGCATGCAACACTCAAGTTGGTTGATGTTAAGACTGGCGAGTTACTTTGGGAAAGTATTGCCTCAGCCGTTTATAATCCTAGTGGTAACAATAATAATGCAGGGTCTCCTGTTGCGACACTTTTGGCACAGTTGATTAGTGCTGCAATTACCCAAGCGGTAGATTCAAATATGCCTATAACATCAAGAATAGCAAATATTAGAGCAATTAACAATAAAGCAACTGGGTTATTGGATGGACCTTATAAGGTTTTACCTACTAAGTAA
- the hisH gene encoding Imidazole glycerol phosphate synthase subunit HisH translates to MQDIAIVDYGMGNVRSVQKALAHVAPNDHIFLTDNVDLIRNADRVVIPGQGAIGACMRALDEHNLVEVIKQSANEKPFLGICLGLQLLFDHCQENGGVEGLSILPGDVVHFPKSELKIPHMGWNTVKQVSEHPLWHNIEDNARFYSVHSYFVKTPDASIIAGSSDYGIDFVCAAAKDKIFAVQFHPEKSQHDGLQLLENFVNWKG, encoded by the coding sequence ATGCAAGACATTGCCATTGTCGATTATGGTATGGGTAATGTGCGTAGTGTGCAAAAAGCGTTAGCGCATGTTGCTCCTAATGACCATATTTTCCTCACTGATAATGTCGATTTAATTCGTAATGCAGACCGTGTTGTGATCCCTGGGCAGGGGGCGATTGGTGCTTGTATGCGTGCATTGGATGAGCATAATTTGGTTGAAGTCATTAAGCAATCGGCGAATGAAAAACCTTTTCTTGGTATTTGCCTTGGGTTGCAATTATTGTTTGATCATTGCCAAGAAAATGGTGGCGTTGAGGGCTTGTCTATCTTGCCTGGCGATGTGGTGCATTTTCCAAAAAGTGAACTAAAAATCCCACATATGGGCTGGAATACCGTTAAGCAAGTATCAGAACACCCACTTTGGCATAATATTGAAGACAATGCACGCTTTTATAGCGTCCACAGTTATTTTGTAAAAACACCCGATGCAAGTATCATTGCTGGCTCAAGTGATTACGGCATTGACTTTGTTTGTGCGGCGGCAAAAGACAAGATATTTGCAGTGCAATTTCATCCTGAAAAATCTCAGCATGACGGTTTACAATTGTTGGAAAATTTTGTTAATTGGAAGGGCTAG
- the thiD gene encoding Hydroxymethylpyrimidine/phosphomethylpyrimidine kinase → MDDTVLVLSGLDPCGGAGISADIETIQQFGLTALPIVTVLTVQNTQSVAEIQAVNDELIAKQFRHLQDDIDFEVVKIGLLSSVEQIKTIANLAQGKTIILDPIVKSSTADVLLQTQAIETLKQDLLPLVHILTPNSAELSTLSVGDNEQQQVKSLSCEWVLVTTTDVSDSEIEHRLYQHGNLIKKYIYKKLMGDYHGSGCTLSSAIAALIALDLSVEEACQQALNYTYQTLLNAKSIGKIQKHPNRLHKKLL, encoded by the coding sequence TTGGACGATACGGTTTTAGTTTTATCAGGACTGGACCCTTGTGGCGGTGCGGGTATCAGTGCTGATATTGAAACCATTCAACAATTTGGTTTGACGGCGTTGCCGATTGTAACGGTGTTGACGGTGCAAAACACCCAGTCGGTTGCGGAAATTCAAGCAGTAAATGACGAATTAATTGCTAAGCAATTTCGCCACTTGCAAGACGATATTGATTTTGAAGTGGTTAAAATCGGTTTATTATCATCCGTTGAGCAAATAAAAACCATCGCAAATTTGGCGCAAGGCAAAACGATTATATTAGATCCGATTGTCAAATCCAGCACCGCAGATGTTTTGCTGCAAACGCAAGCGATTGAAACTTTAAAACAAGATTTACTCCCTTTGGTGCACATTCTCACGCCAAATTCAGCCGAATTATCTACTCTATCTGTAGGCGACAACGAGCAGCAACAAGTTAAATCTTTGTCGTGCGAATGGGTGTTAGTCACCACGACAGATGTGTCAGATAGCGAGATTGAACACCGTTTGTACCAACATGGAAATTTGATAAAAAAATATATTTATAAAAAATTAATGGGTGATTATCATGGCTCTGGTTGCACTTTATCTAGTGCGATTGCCGCTTTAATTGCACTAGATTTATCCGTGGAAGAGGCTTGTCAACAGGCATTAAACTATACTTATCAAACTTTATTAAACGCTAAAAGTATTGGTAAAATACAGAAACATCCTAATAGACTACACAAAAAATTATTATGA
- the folB gene encoding Dihydroneopterin aldolase: MDIVFIQGLKIDCVIGIYDWERKIRQDIVLDIEMSADIKAASETDHIDQTLDYKAVSKRLIDFVKNSEFQLVETLAEKITQIIINEFGVKKVKLTLNKGEAVTGAQGVGVIIERHA, encoded by the coding sequence ATGGATATTGTATTTATACAAGGTTTAAAGATTGATTGCGTGATTGGGATTTACGATTGGGAGCGTAAAATTCGCCAAGATATTGTGCTGGATATTGAAATGTCGGCGGATATTAAGGCGGCGAGTGAGACTGACCATATTGACCAAACCCTTGATTACAAAGCGGTTTCAAAGAGATTGATTGATTTTGTTAAAAATAGTGAATTTCAATTAGTGGAAACTTTGGCAGAGAAAATTACACAAATTATTATCAATGAATTTGGCGTGAAAAAAGTGAAATTAACCCTAAATAAAGGTGAGGCGGTAACAGGTGCACAGGGTGTGGGTGTGATTATTGAACGCCATGCATAA
- the asd2 gene encoding Aspartate-semialdehyde dehydrogenase 2 produces the protein MTKKFDVCVVGATGAVGETILSILEQRNFPINNLYPLASANSAGKKIMCQGKQWTVQDLASFDFSQAQVGLFSAGGHISEKYAPIAAEAGCVVIDNTAHFRRDVDIPLVVPEVNPHAIAGYTQRNIIANPNCSTIQMLVALKPIYDAVGIERINVATYQAVSGSGKVAITELTDQSAKLLGGNTDIDVEVYPKQIAFNVIPHIDVFQENGYTKEEMKMVWETQKIFEDEAILVNPTAVRVPVLYGHSEAINIETKTKITATEATEILSKASGVTVLDIREDGGYATPFTEAMNNDDTFVSRIREDISYEKGLNLWVVSDNIRKGAALNSIQIAEILIKEYL, from the coding sequence ATGACTAAAAAATTTGATGTTTGCGTAGTTGGTGCAACAGGGGCTGTGGGCGAGACGATTCTTTCGATTTTGGAGCAGCGAAACTTTCCGATTAATAATTTATACCCATTAGCGAGTGCTAATTCTGCGGGTAAGAAAATAATGTGCCAGGGAAAGCAGTGGACGGTGCAGGATTTGGCGTCGTTTGATTTTTCGCAGGCACAGGTTGGCTTATTTTCGGCGGGCGGGCATATTTCTGAAAAGTATGCGCCGATTGCGGCGGAAGCGGGCTGTGTGGTGATTGATAATACGGCACATTTTCGTCGTGATGTGGATATTCCATTGGTGGTGCCAGAGGTTAATCCACATGCGATTGCGGGTTATACGCAACGCAATATTATTGCCAATCCAAATTGCTCGACCATTCAGATGTTGGTAGCGTTAAAGCCGATTTATGATGCGGTGGGGATTGAGCGCATTAATGTGGCGACTTATCAAGCGGTTTCTGGCTCGGGCAAAGTAGCAATTACTGAATTAACGGATCAAAGTGCTAAGTTATTGGGGGGCAATACGGATATTGATGTTGAGGTTTATCCGAAGCAGATTGCGTTTAATGTGATTCCGCATATTGATGTTTTTCAAGAGAACGGTTACACCAAAGAAGAGATGAAAATGGTGTGGGAAACGCAGAAGATTTTTGAAGATGAGGCTATTTTGGTCAATCCGACTGCGGTGCGTGTGCCAGTGTTGTACGGGCATTCTGAGGCGATTAATATTGAAACTAAAACTAAAATTACGGCGACGGAAGCGACTGAAATTCTGTCCAAGGCGAGTGGTGTTACCGTGCTGGATATTCGTGAAGATGGAGGTTATGCCACACCATTTACAGAGGCGATGAATAATGATGATACTTTTGTTAGCCGTATTCGTGAAGACATTTCATATGAAAAAGGTTTGAATTTGTGGGTGGTTTCTGATAATATTCGTAAAGGTGCGGCGTTGAATAGCATTCAAATTGCTGAAATTTTGATTAAAGAGTATTTATAA
- the dsbA gene encoding Thiol:disulfide interchange protein DsbA: protein MKKILLTLLFIFSTHTQASDYDAGIDYVVFDKPIKTTTGDKIEVRELFWYYCPHCYNLEPALQAWLKKLPANAEFVQQPAVFSKRWKKGAVFYFVLEELNLLDKLHERLFEAIHAKNKRFHTKESFIDWVVSFGVDKEKVEKTFNSFAVRVKLNKSTLKSKQYKVQGVPVIVVNGKYWTDSTHAGSSDRMLEVVDFLIKKESK, encoded by the coding sequence ATGAAAAAAATACTACTAACCCTGTTATTTATATTTTCTACTCACACGCAAGCTAGTGATTATGATGCTGGTATTGATTATGTCGTGTTTGACAAGCCCATTAAAACCACCACAGGCGATAAAATTGAAGTGCGTGAATTATTTTGGTATTACTGCCCACATTGTTATAATCTTGAACCAGCACTTCAAGCATGGCTTAAAAAGTTGCCTGCCAATGCTGAATTTGTACAACAACCTGCAGTATTTTCTAAACGCTGGAAAAAGGGTGCTGTTTTTTACTTTGTCTTAGAAGAATTAAATTTGCTTGATAAATTACATGAGCGTTTATTTGAAGCTATTCATGCAAAAAATAAAAGATTCCACACAAAAGAAAGTTTCATTGATTGGGTGGTGTCTTTTGGTGTGGATAAGGAAAAAGTAGAAAAAACCTTTAACTCTTTTGCTGTTCGCGTTAAACTCAATAAATCCACACTCAAATCTAAACAATATAAGGTGCAAGGTGTGCCAGTTATTGTGGTGAATGGCAAATATTGGACAGATTCTACTCATGCAGGTTCAAGCGATAGAATGCTAGAAGTGGTGGATTTTTTAATCAAAAAAGAAAGCAAGTAA
- the yadH gene encoding Inner membrane transport permease YadH, whose protein sequence is MMIWTQYKTIVTREILRFSRIWVQTIFPPIITTSLYLLIFGGLMGERIGPMQGVDYLQFIIPGIILMTVIQNSYANTVASFFFAKYNHSIEEMLVSPVPYWVILLGYVSGGVARGFFVGIGVFITASFFVDFQIYSVPIALITFLLTAILFSLAGFINAIFAQSFDDISIVPTFILMPMTYLGGMFYSIKILPEFWQTVSQFNPIYYMVDAFRLSFLGTSTADFLTSVFVLIVMIAVLTIVSLYLLKRGVNAKA, encoded by the coding sequence ATGATGATTTGGACTCAATATAAAACCATTGTTACTAGAGAAATTTTGCGATTTTCTCGTATTTGGGTGCAAACGATTTTCCCACCTATTATTACGACTTCTCTGTATCTGTTGATTTTTGGCGGGTTGATGGGCGAGCGTATCGGACCGATGCAAGGGGTGGATTATTTACAATTTATCATCCCTGGCATTATTTTAATGACGGTTATTCAAAACTCTTATGCAAATACAGTGGCGTCGTTTTTCTTTGCAAAATATAACCATAGCATTGAAGAAATGTTGGTGTCGCCAGTGCCTTATTGGGTGATTTTATTGGGCTATGTTTCGGGCGGTGTGGCGCGTGGTTTTTTTGTGGGTATCGGGGTGTTTATCACGGCTTCTTTCTTTGTGGATTTTCAGATTTATTCGGTTCCGATTGCACTGATTACTTTTTTATTGACTGCTATTTTATTTTCTTTGGCAGGGTTTATTAACGCAATTTTTGCCCAGTCTTTTGATGATATTTCCATTGTTCCGACTTTTATTTTAATGCCAATGACTTATTTAGGCGGAATGTTTTATAGCATTAAAATCTTGCCAGAATTTTGGCAAACTGTCAGTCAATTTAACCCAATTTATTATATGGTAGATGCTTTTAGATTGAGTTTTTTAGGCACGAGTACGGCTGATTTTCTTACTTCTGTTTTCGTGTTAATTGTGATGATTGCCGTATTGACAATAGTGTCGCTTTATCTGCTCAAACGAGGGGTTAATGCTAAGGCTTAA
- the yadG gene encoding putative ABC transporter ATP-binding protein YadG, with the protein MSNALTIRALTKTYANDFHALKGVDLSVVEGDFFALLGSNGAGKTTMIGIICGLLEKTAGEITILGLNQSDNISKVKSLIGLMPQEFNFDPFEPIEEILINQAGYHGIERGQARKNAEEFLKRVELWDKRRDKANSLSGGMKRRLMLARALIHKPKVLILDEPSAGVDVEIRRSMWAFLKELNEGGMTIILTTHYLEEAESLCRNIAIVNNGKVVEQTSMKRLLAQVSQQVLILESAKKLTDIPTDLEFSMTQLDEYSLKATVESSVSITQVLQILSQKGIEIAHVRNAQNRLETLFLNLVRPLHKYE; encoded by the coding sequence ATGTCAAACGCACTCACAATTCGCGCACTTACGAAAACTTATGCCAACGATTTTCACGCTTTAAAAGGGGTGGATTTATCGGTGGTAGAAGGCGATTTTTTTGCTTTGTTGGGTAGTAATGGGGCAGGTAAAACCACGATGATTGGGATTATTTGTGGATTGTTGGAAAAAACAGCGGGCGAAATTACAATATTGGGTTTGAATCAATCGGACAACATCTCTAAAGTTAAAAGTTTGATTGGTTTGATGCCACAAGAGTTCAATTTTGACCCGTTTGAACCGATTGAAGAAATTCTGATTAATCAAGCGGGGTATCACGGTATTGAGCGTGGTCAAGCACGCAAAAATGCTGAAGAATTTCTAAAGCGAGTGGAGTTGTGGGACAAGCGTCGTGATAAGGCAAATTCACTTTCTGGGGGGATGAAAAGGCGTTTAATGCTGGCAAGAGCACTCATTCATAAGCCCAAAGTTTTGATTTTAGACGAGCCGAGTGCGGGTGTGGATGTGGAAATTCGTCGTTCAATGTGGGCGTTTTTGAAAGAACTCAATGAGGGAGGAATGACCATTATTTTGACCACGCATTATTTGGAAGAGGCAGAGTCTTTGTGTCGCAATATTGCGATTGTGAATAATGGAAAAGTGGTTGAACAAACAAGTATGAAGCGATTATTGGCACAAGTTTCACAGCAAGTGTTGATTTTAGAAAGTGCAAAAAAATTAACCGATATTCCCACTGATTTAGAATTTTCAATGACGCAATTGGATGAATATTCTTTGAAAGCGACGGTGGAATCGAGCGTGAGTATTACCCAAGTTTTGCAAATACTGTCCCAAAAAGGCATTGAGATTGCTCATGTGCGTAATGCGCAAAATCGTTTGGAAACTTTATTTTTAAACCTAGTGAGACCTTTGCATAAATATGAATAA
- the nth gene encoding Endonuclease III, whose product MNAETRNEMFSRLLKKIPDPTTELNYSTPFELLVAVTLSAQATDKSVNKVTGKLFPLANTPESIYELGEDAVRETIKTIGLFNSKAKHIVQACKILIDKYNSEVPETRKELEALPGVGRKTANVVLNTAFGHPTIAVDTHIYRVANRTAIASGKTVLEVEKKLVKFIPDEYRVPAHHLMILHGRYTCKARSPLCPECILLDLCEYEEKNLD is encoded by the coding sequence ATGAACGCCGAAACTCGCAACGAAATGTTTAGCAGATTGCTAAAAAAAATACCTGACCCAACGACAGAGTTAAATTATTCGACACCTTTTGAGTTGCTCGTTGCGGTCACACTGTCGGCACAAGCGACAGATAAAAGTGTCAATAAAGTCACTGGAAAACTCTTTCCATTAGCGAATACACCTGAGTCAATTTATGAATTAGGCGAAGATGCAGTTAGAGAAACCATTAAAACCATTGGCTTGTTTAACTCAAAGGCCAAGCATATTGTTCAAGCCTGTAAAATTTTGATTGATAAATACAATTCAGAGGTACCTGAAACTCGTAAAGAACTAGAGGCCTTACCAGGTGTTGGTCGTAAAACTGCCAATGTGGTTTTAAATACGGCTTTCGGACACCCAACCATTGCCGTTGACACGCACATTTATCGTGTTGCTAATCGCACTGCAATTGCTAGCGGTAAAACAGTGTTGGAAGTTGAAAAGAAATTAGTTAAATTCATCCCTGATGAATATCGTGTCCCTGCCCATCACTTAATGATTTTGCACGGTCGTTACACTTGTAAAGCGCGTTCACCATTATGTCCAGAATGCATTTTGCTTGATTTGTGTGAATACGAAGAAAAAAACTTAGATTAA
- the hisC2 gene encoding Histidinol-phosphate aminotransferase 2: MSFVNNWLRADIQAINAYHVPASANMVKLDAMESPFPLADDLIGQYLAYLADAELNRYPSPNALELQQTLRELMAIPEEFGMLLGNGSDELIQLLALACDTGDTVLSVEPSFVMYDMISKFTRLNYQGVDLTEDFAIDLPVMLSAIKTHQPKLIFIAYPNNPTGNAFDRTTIEKIITSTDAMVVLDEAYYAYADDSFLADIAKYPNLVLLRTVSKIGFAGLRLGLLIGAKDTVEQLDKLRLPYNINTLTQVSANFLLSEREDIDANAKTILKERTQLASALSAIKSLKVYPSQANFILFKAPKANELFENLKQNGVLIKNLANAPKLTDCLRVTVGNNEQNQLFMKIVEQFYGQ; this comes from the coding sequence ATGAGTTTTGTTAATAACTGGCTTCGTGCCGACATTCAAGCTATCAATGCTTACCATGTGCCTGCGTCAGCAAATATGGTGAAATTGGATGCGATGGAATCCCCATTTCCTTTGGCAGATGATTTAATTGGACAATATTTAGCCTATTTAGCTGATGCAGAGTTAAATCGCTATCCAAGCCCAAATGCCCTAGAACTACAACAAACTTTGCGTGAATTAATGGCAATTCCAGAAGAGTTTGGTATGCTACTAGGCAATGGTTCGGATGAATTAATTCAATTATTGGCTTTGGCGTGCGACACAGGTGACACGGTTTTGAGTGTTGAACCGAGTTTTGTGATGTATGATATGATTTCAAAATTCACCCGCTTGAACTATCAAGGTGTGGATTTGACCGAAGATTTTGCAATTGATTTGCCCGTGATGTTGTCTGCAATTAAAACCCATCAGCCAAAACTGATTTTTATTGCTTATCCAAATAACCCAACGGGCAATGCTTTTGACAGAACAACGATTGAAAAAATCATCACTTCAACTGATGCAATGGTGGTGTTAGACGAGGCATATTATGCGTATGCTGATGACAGTTTTTTAGCCGACATTGCCAAATATCCGAATTTGGTTTTATTGAGGACTGTGTCAAAAATCGGTTTTGCAGGCTTGCGTTTAGGCTTGTTAATTGGTGCAAAAGACACCGTTGAGCAATTAGATAAGTTGCGCTTGCCTTACAACATTAATACACTGACGCAAGTGAGTGCGAATTTTTTATTGAGCGAGCGAGAAGACATTGATGCCAATGCAAAAACCATCCTCAAAGAACGCACTCAATTAGCATCCGCATTAAGCGCCATTAAAAGCCTGAAAGTCTATCCATCGCAAGCAAATTTTATTTTATTCAAAGCCCCAAAAGCTAATGAATTATTTGAAAATCTCAAACAAAATGGCGTACTGATTAAAAATTTAGCCAATGCTCCAAAACTCACCGATTGCCTGCGTGTTACCGTTGGTAATAATGAACAAAATCAATTATTTATGAAAATTGTGGAGCAATTTTATGGTCAATAA